One window of the Verrucomicrobiota bacterium genome contains the following:
- the rseP gene encoding RIP metalloprotease RseP: MFFGTLKVISILLEVVLLFNLLIVVHELGHFFAAKWRGLKVEKFAIWFGKALWSKTINGVEYRLGSIPAGGFVAIPQLAPMEALEGETNERGEALPPARPLDKIIVALAGPAASLGLAFLIACVVWYVGRPVSEAETTNMIGYVLEGGPAAKAGLQPGDRILAVNGHTVTRINGMGRMSDSVAWNLAISSAPVVPIRFERAGKQSLVEVEPFVEPTKGWGRKNLRQIQIIPAMTPLIARVIPNSPAEEAGLRAGDLVIAANGQTLYSGQTLAEVLSATKGAPVTLTIRRGGADFPISITPRIPVGEKQVRLGIQWDQRGLVRLVHPDPITQIKSSLLTMWETISAVTARHSEIGVQQLSGPVGIMRIYYLLFQSPMGWQLALWFSVVLNVNLAVMNMLPLPVLDGGHILLAFIEWICGHPIHQKTLEIVQTTFAMLLIGTMLYISFYDVSDLVRGQKSGAAATGDKTAEIMTFSPKSPAANVAAPSPVSPVKP; encoded by the coding sequence ATGTTTTTCGGAACCCTCAAAGTCATCAGCATCCTTCTCGAGGTGGTGCTGCTTTTTAACCTCCTCATCGTCGTCCATGAGTTGGGTCATTTTTTCGCCGCCAAGTGGCGGGGTCTGAAAGTGGAGAAATTTGCTATCTGGTTCGGCAAGGCGCTCTGGTCCAAGACAATCAACGGGGTGGAATACAGACTCGGCAGCATTCCTGCCGGAGGATTCGTGGCCATTCCCCAACTCGCACCCATGGAGGCCTTGGAAGGTGAGACCAATGAGAGGGGTGAGGCCTTGCCGCCGGCACGCCCCCTCGACAAGATCATCGTCGCCCTTGCGGGTCCCGCCGCCAGCCTCGGACTAGCTTTTCTGATTGCCTGCGTGGTTTGGTATGTCGGCCGCCCTGTCAGCGAGGCCGAGACGACCAACATGATTGGCTATGTCCTTGAGGGAGGACCCGCCGCCAAGGCTGGACTTCAGCCGGGAGACAGGATCCTTGCCGTCAACGGACATACGGTCACTCGGATCAATGGCATGGGCCGGATGAGTGACAGCGTTGCCTGGAATCTAGCCATCAGCTCGGCTCCCGTGGTGCCTATCCGGTTCGAACGCGCCGGCAAGCAATCGCTGGTCGAGGTGGAGCCCTTTGTCGAGCCTACCAAAGGTTGGGGGCGGAAGAACCTGCGCCAGATCCAGATTATTCCGGCCATGACCCCGTTGATCGCACGGGTCATTCCTAACAGCCCTGCCGAGGAGGCGGGTCTTCGCGCAGGGGATCTCGTGATTGCGGCAAATGGTCAGACACTCTACAGCGGCCAGACTCTTGCAGAGGTTCTGAGCGCCACCAAGGGAGCCCCGGTGACTCTCACGATCCGGCGGGGAGGAGCTGACTTCCCCATTTCCATCACCCCGCGCATCCCTGTGGGAGAGAAGCAGGTCCGACTCGGCATCCAATGGGATCAGCGCGGGCTTGTCAGGCTGGTCCATCCGGATCCCATCACCCAGATCAAGTCGAGCCTTCTGACCATGTGGGAGACCATCTCGGCCGTCACGGCCCGCCATTCCGAAATAGGCGTCCAGCAGCTCAGCGGGCCCGTCGGGATCATGAGGATCTACTACCTTCTCTTCCAGAGCCCGATGGGGTGGCAGCTGGCCCTCTGGTTCAGTGTCGTTCTGAACGTCAACCTAGCCGTGATGAATATGCTCCCACTGCCTGTTCTCGACGGCGGGCATATCCTGCTGGCCTTTATCGAATGGATTTGCGGGCATCCGATCCATCAGAAGACACTGGAGATTGTCCAGACCACCTTTGCCATGCTGCTGATCGGAACCATGCTCTATATCTCCTTTTACGATGTCAGTGACTTAGTGAGGGGACAAAAATCTGGAGCGGCAGCTACGGGTGACAAGACAGCGGAGATCATGACCTTCTCGCCAAAATCTCCTGCTGCTAATGTTGCGGCCCCATCGCCGGTTTCCCCGGTCAAGCCATGA
- the ispG gene encoding (E)-4-hydroxy-3-methylbut-2-enyl-diphosphate synthase, which yields MRSAGDAAVKTGVPLSYAADLFSYARRPSREVIIGGLGFGGANPIRIQSMITSDTMDTEACVRETLRLVEVGCEMVRITAPTVKDAANLQKIRAELNARGCTVPLVADIHFKPDAALEAVKWVEKVRINPGNFADSKKFNVRDYSDAEYAAELERIRKRFTPLVKLCIERGVAMRIGTNHGSLSDRIMNRFGDSPLGMVESALEFARIARDLDFHALIFSMKASNPKVMIAAYRLLVARLNAEGPDWNYPIHLGVTEAGDGEDGRIKSAIGIGSLLSDGIGDTIRVSLTEDSEHEIPVARALVAPFAARIAAVSPVSGIKANWPLFDYQRRAAERIVLEGITRPIALGGTETVAVTVPRRVDEAVAHKRDALGDYKPELILEDLSVVEVDPLSPEEVAAVNAVSEPRLITVRDGVSLDPIVAFRLLAAQVNSRHPILLKDIFTPASGGEFLDHLLTSATVLGSLLCDGIGDAILLRSEEAPGQSLRLAYNILQAAGVRIFKTDYVACPSCGRTLFNLQETTARIKASTSHLKGVRIAVMGCIVNGPGEMADADFGYVGGAPGKVNLYVGKQAVKFNILEVEAVDRLVDLIKEHNKWVEQPA from the coding sequence ATGAGAAGTGCGGGTGATGCCGCTGTCAAAACGGGAGTGCCGCTCAGCTACGCGGCCGATCTCTTCTCCTACGCACGACGTCCCAGTCGGGAAGTGATCATCGGGGGCTTGGGATTTGGTGGGGCCAATCCGATCCGGATCCAGTCGATGATCACCAGCGACACGATGGATACGGAGGCCTGTGTCCGGGAAACGCTGCGACTGGTCGAGGTGGGATGTGAAATGGTTCGCATCACGGCACCGACCGTGAAGGATGCCGCCAATCTCCAAAAAATTCGTGCGGAGTTGAATGCGCGCGGTTGTACCGTTCCTCTCGTCGCGGATATCCATTTCAAGCCGGATGCCGCGCTTGAGGCTGTCAAATGGGTGGAGAAGGTGCGGATCAATCCCGGCAACTTCGCCGATTCCAAGAAATTCAATGTGCGCGACTACAGCGACGCCGAGTATGCGGCCGAGTTGGAGCGGATCCGTAAACGCTTTACCCCGCTGGTGAAGCTCTGCATTGAGCGTGGCGTGGCGATGCGCATCGGGACCAACCACGGCTCGCTCAGCGACCGGATCATGAACCGCTTCGGCGACTCACCTCTCGGCATGGTGGAGAGTGCCCTGGAATTCGCCAGGATCGCCCGTGATCTCGATTTCCACGCGCTGATCTTCTCCATGAAGGCCTCGAATCCGAAGGTCATGATCGCCGCCTACCGGTTGCTGGTGGCGAGGCTGAATGCGGAAGGGCCCGACTGGAACTATCCCATCCATCTCGGTGTGACGGAGGCGGGTGACGGCGAGGATGGGCGGATCAAGAGCGCTATTGGCATCGGGTCACTCCTCTCGGATGGAATCGGCGATACCATCCGCGTCTCCCTCACCGAGGATAGTGAGCATGAAATCCCCGTGGCGCGTGCCTTGGTGGCTCCGTTTGCAGCACGAATCGCCGCCGTCTCCCCAGTTTCCGGAATCAAGGCCAACTGGCCGCTATTCGACTACCAAAGGCGTGCTGCTGAACGGATCGTCCTGGAGGGCATCACTCGGCCGATCGCTCTAGGAGGAACAGAAACGGTCGCTGTTACTGTGCCGCGTCGCGTCGATGAGGCCGTGGCTCACAAGCGTGACGCTCTCGGCGACTATAAGCCGGAACTGATCCTTGAAGACTTGTCAGTGGTGGAAGTGGACCCCCTCTCTCCCGAAGAGGTCGCCGCAGTGAACGCGGTTTCGGAGCCGCGCCTTATCACCGTGCGCGATGGAGTGTCTCTGGATCCCATCGTTGCCTTCCGACTGCTTGCTGCACAGGTGAATTCGCGTCATCCCATTCTGCTGAAGGATATATTCACTCCTGCTTCAGGCGGGGAGTTTCTGGATCACCTCCTCACCTCCGCGACCGTCCTGGGATCGCTCCTCTGCGACGGCATCGGAGATGCCATCCTGCTGCGAAGCGAAGAGGCGCCCGGTCAGTCACTGCGCCTTGCCTACAACATCCTCCAAGCCGCTGGCGTCCGCATCTTCAAGACCGACTACGTAGCCTGCCCTTCCTGCGGCCGCACCCTCTTCAATCTCCAGGAGACCACGGCTCGTATCAAGGCCTCGACCTCTCATCTCAAGGGTGTCCGCATTGCGGTCATGGGTTGCATTGTTAACGGCCCGGGAGAGATGGCAGACGCCGACTTCGGCTATGTCGGCGGAGCTCCTGGCAAGGTGAACCTCTATGTCGGCAAGCAAGCGGTGAAGTTCAACATTCTCGAAGTGGAAGCTGTCGATCGCCTGGTGGATTTAATTAAAGAGCACAACAAGTGGGTTGAGCAACCGGCTTAG
- a CDS encoding 3D domain-containing protein produces the protein MKRLCLFLCLLLPLMLAGCLHPLPRYEPPLQRAAVQKVRTTAYTHSESDHIRYGDKTAIGTTLRRGIVNSAAADWARWPCGTIFRIRATGELYEVDDYGFALSGVNTIDLYKPTKREMRAWGVRRVTIEILKWGDPWKSYRKMICVRSYRHVRRMMTEIKSWFRTPPPEPVFPAGGICPVPLPASR, from the coding sequence ATGAAGCGTCTCTGCTTATTTCTTTGCCTGCTTCTTCCTCTGATGCTGGCGGGCTGTCTTCATCCGCTTCCGCGCTATGAACCGCCACTCCAACGTGCCGCTGTTCAGAAAGTCCGAACGACTGCATACACCCATAGCGAGAGCGACCATATCCGCTACGGAGACAAAACAGCGATCGGCACGACGCTGCGTCGCGGCATAGTGAATAGTGCGGCGGCGGACTGGGCGCGCTGGCCCTGCGGCACGATCTTCCGGATCAGGGCCACGGGTGAGCTTTATGAAGTGGATGACTACGGCTTCGCTCTCTCTGGTGTGAATACCATCGATCTGTATAAGCCCACGAAGAGGGAAATGCGTGCCTGGGGCGTCCGACGTGTGACGATCGAAATCCTCAAGTGGGGCGATCCCTGGAAGAGCTATCGCAAGATGATCTGCGTCCGCTCCTACCGACATGTCAGACGGATGATGACCGAGATCAAATCGTGGTTCCGCACTCCCCCACCCGAACCGGTCTTCCCCGCCGGCGGTATCTGTCCTGTGCCACTGCCGGCCTCGCGCTAG